DNA sequence from the Calonectris borealis unplaced genomic scaffold, bCalBor7.hap1.2 HAP1_SCAFFOLD_220, whole genome shotgun sequence genome:
ggggaggaggaaggtgaagaaggcaggaggaggatgaggagagcgggaggaaggtgaagaaggcaggaggaggatgaggatgaggaggggagaggaaggtgaagaaggcaggaggaggatgaggatgaggaggggagaggaaggtgaagaaggcaggaggaggatgaggatgaggagtggagaggaaggtgaagaaggcaggaggaggatgaggatgaggagagcgggaggaaggtgaagaaggcaggaggaggatgaggatgaggaggggaggaggaggaagaggagggcaggaggaagatgaggaggggaagaggagaatgaggagggctggaggaagatGAAGAAGGCGGGAGGAAGATCaggatgaggaggggaggaggaagatgaggaggagagcaggaggatgaggaaggcaGGATGAAGGTGAGGATGAGGAAgcgaggaggaagatgaagagggcaggaggaaggtgaggaagagTAGGGGAGGAtgagggtgaggaagaggaggaggtcgggaggaaggtgaggaggaggagggcagcaggaggaggaaggcaggatgacggggaggatgaggaaggcaggaggaagaTGAGGCTGAAGAGCGCAGGAGCTGAGGCAgtggggagggtctggggggggtcgCAGGGGGGttcgggggtcccgggggggggtctgggggtgcccagggggtcccaggggggtcccgggaggggtctgggggtgccagggggtcccagggggtgtCTGGAGGtgcccaggggggtcccaggggtgtccGGGGGTCCCAGgcggggtctgggggtgcccagggggccccaggggggtcccggggtgggtctgggggtgccagggggtcccaggggggtcacgggggggtctgggggtgcccagggggtcatgggggtcccggggtgtCCCTAGACTGGGGTGATCTTGCGGTTGAGggtgctggtccccgaggggggtcccgggggggtcccagggggtcccggggggtctggggggccccggggtgccCCTAGACGGGGGTGGTCTTGCGGTTGAGggtgctggtccccgaggggggtcctgggggggtcccggggggtctggggggccccggggtgccCCTAGACGGGGGTGGTCTTGCGGTTGAGggtgctggtccccgaggggggtcccgggggggtcccagggggtcccggggggtctggggggccccggggtgccCCTAGACGGGGGTGGTCTTGCGGTTGAGggtgctggtccccgaggggggtcctgggggggtcccggggggtctggggggccccggggtgccCCTAGACGGGGGTGGTCTTGCGGTTGAGGGTGCTGGTCCCCGAGGCGCTGTCGGGGGGGCCCCCGGGGGGGTCCTTCCCAAAGGCGTTATGCAACTGCAAAAAGGGGGgtccgggggtgccgggggggggcgggccggggggtcCCTCCCGAGAAAGGGTGTACATAGAGATATCAGCCGGagggggtccccccccacccccccccgatttccccgggggggggaggggcggcggagggggaggggaagcgTCTCGCGACCGTCCCGGTTCGCTTGAACGAGAACTGGAGCGAGACCGTCGTCGAGGTCGAGGtcggggacctggggggacacggggtgggggaggaggtggagggggtcccggtccccccccaggacccccccgggctTTGCGGTGCCGTTCGATGTAGAGGTTGACGGCGAGGACGCCGATGGCCTCGGCCAGGATGAAGGAGAGCCCCCCGAAATAGAAGGACCAGCCGTAGGAGTAATGGCTCTTCTTGTCCTCGTCCCGCTTGGTCCCCGGGTCCCCCGCGTTGGCCGAGATGTAGACGATCACCCCGATGATGTTGCtgaggcctgggggggggggggggacaagggacaggcaggggacaggggatGAAGGACGGGGGTGATGGGGATGAGGGacgggcaggggacaggggagaggggacaagggacgggcaggggacaagggacaggggacaggggatgAAGGACGGGGGTGATGGGGATGAGGGacgggcaggggacaggggacagggtcaagggacgggcaggggacaagggacaggggacaagggacaggcaggggacaagggacaggcaggggacaagggagaggggacaagggacaggcaggggacaagggacaggcaggggacaagggagaggggacaagggacaggcaggggacaagggacaggcaggggacaagggagaggggacaagggacaggcaggggacaagggagaggggacaggggacaagggacaggcaggggacagtTTGATCAGGTGACTGATCCCTTGACCCCCTCCCCAAGGGATCCCCCTGGGATGTGGGGGAGCCCCACCCCTCCAGGGACCCTCGCTGGGATCtaggggacccccccagggaccctcgcTGGGATCTAGCGTGACCCCCCCCAGGGATCCTCACTGGGATCTAgggtgaccccccccagggaTCCTCGCTGGGATCTAGGGCACCCTCACTGGGATCCTCACCGGGATCTAGGGgaccctccctcacccccccaagGGGTCCTGCCTGGGATTGGGGACCCCTCCCCAAGAGACCGGGGGATGTGGGGAAGCCCCTCCCCTCCAGGGACCCTCGCTGGGATctaggggaccccccccagggaccctcgcTGGGATCTAGCGTGACCCCCCCCAGGGATCCTCACTGGGATCTAgggtgaccccccccagggaTCCTCGCTGGGATCTAGGGGACCCTCACTGGGATCCTCACCGGGATCTAGGGgaccctccctcacccccccaagGGGTCCTGCCTGGGATTGGGGACCCCTCCCCAAGAGACCGGGGGATGTGGGGAAGCCCCTCCCCTCCAGGGACCCTCGCTGGGATctaggggaccccccccagggaccctcgcTGGGATCTAGGGGACACCCCCAAGGATCCTCGCTGGGATctaggggaccccccccagggatccTCGCTGGGATCTAGGgtgacccccccagggaccctcgcTGGGATctaggggaccccccccagggatccTCGCTGGGATctaggggaccccccccagggaccctcgcTGGGATCTAgggtgaccccccccagggaTCCTCGCTGGGATCTAgggtgaccccccccagggaTCCTCGCTGGGATCTAGGGCACCCTCACTGGGATCCTCACCGGGATCTAGGGGACCCTCCCTCACCTCCCAAGGGGTCCTGCCTGGGATCGGGGACCCCTCCCCAAGAGACCGGGGGACCcgggggatcccccccccccccaactgacCGGCGGCGACGAAGAGGATGCCGGCGCCGAGGACGAGGCTGGTGCGGGCGCGGCGCAGGCGGCTGGCGGCCACGCAGACCccgcccagcagcaggaggacggCGCTCAGGATCGGGAAGATGCTGGAGGCCCGGACCACCCCTGCGGGACCCCACCCCCTCGTTAGAACCGGCCAATGGGAGCCCCGGGAGCTGGCAGCCAATCAGAGGCCACGCATGGTGTGGGATCTGTTAGCTCCGGCCAATGGGAGTCTGTTAGGTAGATGGCCAATCAGAGCTCACGAATAGTAGGGGATCTGGCAGCCCCGGCCAATgggagccccggggctggcgaCCAATCGGAGCGCATGAATAGCATGGGGATCTGTCAGCTCCGGCCAATGGGAGCCCCAGGGCTGGCGACCAATCGGAGCGCATGAATAGCATGGGATCTGTTAGCCCCGGCCAATGGGAACCTGTAAGGTAGATGGCCAATCAGAGCTCACGATTAGTGTGGGATCTGTCAGCCCTGGCCAATGGGAGCCCTTCAGGCTGGCAGCCAATCAGACCCCATAAGCACCCTGGGATCCACCAGCACCAGCCAATGGGAGCTCCCCAGGCTGCGGCCAATCAGAGCCTGCGAGCCCCATAGGGATCCGTCAGCCCCCAGCCAAAGGGAGCCCTTAAAGGCATCAGCCAATCACAGGAGAGATCTTTGAGGGTGGGAACCAATGAGGAGAAAGGAGGACTGCGGTCAGGAGCCAATCACAGCACAGAGGCTCCTGTGGCTCTGCGACCAGCAACCAATTGGAAAGGAAAATTTCttaagggagggggagagccaaTCAGAGCACAGGATCTCCAGGTCCATTGACACCACCAGCCAATAGGGGCGCAGGGTGCCCTGCGTCTTGAACCAATTAAACCCTGGGGCAACCCCCTGCCCGGAGCTACAGCCAATCAGAACTAGGCATGTGCTCCCTGTAGTTAGACCATCAACCAATCAGCAGGGCAGGTTTCCTAGCAAAGCAGCCAATCAGAACGCAGCCCCCCCTCCACCGCTCCGAGGCCCGCAGCCAATCAGAAGGCAGAACCCTGACCCTCGGCATCCCTGTTGCTATGGGCGGGGCGTTGCCATGGGATCCCTGTTGCTAGGAGACCCGCCCTGTTGCCAGGAGAGCCCCGTTGCTAGGGGGCGTGGCTAGAGACTCGGTTGCCATGGGAGCGGCATGGCTGGGGCAGTTGCCATGGTGATGCCAGAGTGGTTGCCGGGCCAATGCCAGGGCATCACCAGGATGATGCTGAGGCGGTTGCCAGGGTGGTTGCCAGGGCAACAGGAGGGCGGTTGCCAGTTCATCGCCATGGCAACGCCAGGGCATCACCACAGCAACGCCAGGGCATCACCGGGATGCTGACAACCCAGTCGCCAGGGCAACGCCAAGCCGGTTGTCAAGGCATCACCGTGACGATGCCGGGGTTGTTGCCATGGCAATACCACAGCGGTTGCCAGGGCAATGCCAGGGTAACGCCGGGACATCGCTGGGGTGATGCCAAGGCGGTTGCTGGGGCGATGGCGGGGCGGTTGCCGGGGCGATGGTGAGGCGGTTGCCGGGGTGATGGCGAGGCGGTTGCCGGGGTGATGGCGAGGTGGTTGCCGGGGTGATGGCGGGGCGGTTGCCGGGGCGATGGCGGGGTGGTTGCCGGGGCGACGGCGGGGCGGTTGCCGGGGCGACTCACGGAGCAGGTACTCGGCGCTGTCGTGGTCGTACTCCATGTCCTCGGGGAAGTGGTTGATCTTCAGGCACAGCCCCCGCTTCAggcctgcggggacacggggacggctGCCGCGGGGACACTGCGGGGACACCGCGGGGACaccgcggggatggggacggggacaccgcaGGGACACTGcggtgatggggacagggatggggacggggacaccgcggggacactgcggggatggggacgggggcaccgcggggacggggacaccgcggggatggggacgggaatggggacggggacaccgcggggacagagatggggacactgcagggacagggacaccaaaagaagggtggggacatcatggggacagggacaccatggggatggggacaccatggggatggggacatcatggggacggGGCcaccatggggacggggacaccaaaagaagggtggggacaccatggggacagagacaccatggggatggggacaccgtggggacggggacaccaaaagaagggtggggacatcatggggacagggacaccatggggatggggacaccatggggacggggacaccgtggggacggggacaccaaaagaagggtggggacaccatggggacagagacaccatggggacggggacaccgtggggacggggacactgcggggacggggacaccatggggacagagacaccatggggatggggacaccgtggggacggggacaccatggggacggggacactgcggggacggggacaccgtggggacggggacaccgtggggacggggacaccaaaagaagggtggggacaccatggggacagagacaccatggggacagagacaccatggggacggggacactgcggggacggggacaccgtggggacggggacaccgtggggacggggacaccaaaAGAAGGGTGGGGACATCATGGAGacagggacaccatggggacggggacaccaaaAGAAGGGTGGGGACATCATGGAGACAGGGACATCATGGAGacagggacaccatggggacggggacaccaaaAGAAGGGTGGGGACATCATGGAGACAGGgacaccatggggatggggacatcatggggatggggacatcaaaagaagggtggggacaccatggggacagagacaccgtggggatggggacaccgtgcggacggggacaccgtggggacggggagggggccACCACGGGCCACCTCCGACTGTGGCACCgcggggctgcgggacccccaacaccaggagctgcccccagcaGTGCCACCACCACCGCGCTGCGAGCTTCCCCCGACAGTGCCATGAACCTCCCCGACGGTGCCACAACGCTGCGAGCTTCCCCCCACGGTGCCGTGAGCTTCCCCCCACGGTGTCGCAATGCTGTGAGCTTCCCCCAACAGTGCCGCGACGCTGCGAGCTTCTCCCAAAGATGCCATGAACATCCCTCAAGGATGCCACGCTGCTGCGAGCTTCCCCCAACGGTGCCATGAACCTCTCCCTCCCGTGACATGATGCTGTGAGCTTCCCCCAACGGTGCCACGCTGCTGCGAGCTTCCCCCAACAGTGCCGTGACGCTGCGAGCTTCTCCCAAAGATGCCACGAACATCCCTCAATGACGCCACGCTGCTGCGAGCTTCCCCCAACGGTGCCGCAATGCTGCGAGCTTCCCCCCAAGGACGCCACGATGCTGCAAACTTCCCCCAACAGTGCCACGCTGCTGCGAGCTTCCCCCGACAGTGCCGTGACGCTGCGAGCTTCTCCCAAAGATGCCACGAACATCCCTCAAGGATGCCACGCTGCTGCGAGCTTCCCCCAACAGTGCCATGAACCTCTCTCCCCTGTGCCACGCTGCTGCGAGCTTCCCCCAACAGTGCCATGAATCTCTCTCCCCTGTGCCACGCTGCTGCGAGCTTCCCCCGACAGTGCCATGAACCTCTCTCCCCTGTGCCACGCTGCTGCGAGCTTCCCCCGACAGTGCCGCGATGCTGCGAGCTTCCCCCCAAGGATGCCACGAACATCCCTCAATGACGCCACGCTGCTGCGAGCTTCTCCCAACAGTGCCGTGAACCTCCCCCAACAGTGCCGTGAACCTCTCTCCCCTGTGCCACGAAGCTGCGAGCTTCCCCCAACAGTGCCATGAGCCTCTCCCTCCCGTGCCACGATGCTGCGAACTTCCCCCGACAGTGCCACGATGCTGTGAGCTTCCCCCGACAGTGCCACGATGCTGCGAACTTCCCCCAACAGTGCCACGATGCTGCGAGCTTCTCCCAACAGTGCCACGATGCTGCGAGCTTCTCCCAACAGTGCCGTGAACCTCCCCCAACGGTGCCGTGAACCTCTCCCTCCCGTGCCACGATGCTGCGAACTTCCCCCGACAGTGCCACGATGCTGCGAACTTCCCCCGACAGTGCCGCGATGCTGCGAGCTTCTCCCAACAGTGCCACGCTGCTGCGAGCTTCCCTCAACAGTGCCACGATGCTGCGAGCTTCTCCCAACAGTGCCGTGAACCTCCCCAACGGTGCCGTGAACCTCTCTCCCCTGTGCCACGCTGCTGCGAGCTTCCCCCAACGGTGCCATGAACCTCTCCCCCCGTGCCATGATGCTGCGAGCTTCCCCTGACAGTGCCGCGATGCTGTGAGCTTCCCCCGACAGTGCCACGATGCTGCGAACTTCCCCCAACAGTGCCACGCTGCTGCGAGCTTCCCCTAACGGTGCCATGAACCTCTCTCCCCTGTGCCACGAAGCTGCGAACTTCCCCCGACAGTGCCaccacccccccgcacccccacccaCCTTCGAGGCAGCAAATCCGCCAGAGCCCGGAGTGGGTCAATCCGCCGGGATCGCGACGATCGCGATGAGCCGCGTCCTCGCCGGAGATGTTGCTGGTGTTGCAGATGAAGGCGCGGGCGTAAAGCCAGTAGTCGGTGCCGATGGCGATGGTCATGAGGCCGAAGGCGGCGAAGGCGCCCACCGTGGTGAGCAGCACCTGCACCCCCTTCTCGCACCAAACCACCCCCTCCCCATTCCAGCGCTTGAGCGACTCCAGCCTGAACCGGACCCCGGGGAAAACCCCGGCTGGATCccgacccccccacacccccccaccggGACGGGGGCACCCGGGcgtttggggggggagggggtgcaggggggcaccggggcgttcgggtggggagggggggaggggtgcaggggggcacccgggcgtttgggggggggagggggtggggggtgcaggggggcacccgGGTGttcaggtggggagggggtggggggagcaggggggcacccgggcgtttgggtggggagggggggagggggtgcaggggggcacccgggcgtttgggggggggagggggggagggggtgcaggggggcacccgggcgtttgggtggggagggggtggggggtgcaggggggcacccgGGTGTtcgggtggggagggggtggggggtgcaggggggcacccgggcgttcgggtggggagggggtggggggtgcaggggggcacccgGGTGttcaggtggggagggggtggggggtgcaggggggcacccgggcgtttgggtggggagggggtgacggggtgcaggggggcacctGGGTGttcaggtggggagggggtggggggtgcaggggggcacccgggcgtttgggtggggagggggtgacggggtgcagggggcaccCGGGTGttcaggtggggagggggtggggggtgcaggggggcacccgggcgtttgggtggggagggggtgacggggtgcagggggcaccCGGGTGttcaggtggggagggggtgggggggtgcaggggggtacCTGGGCgtttgggtggggagggggtgacgGGGTgcacggggggcgggggggacacccccaAGCGTTCGGGAACCCCAAATTTGACCCTTACACCCCCCTGACTGCTGGGGGTACGggaaggggacccaggcgtccggacCCCACTGCTGGCACCCCtacacccccccacccacccaggggGCGGCGAAGGGACCCAGATTTTCGGGGGTTACCCCCCCGCCACGTCtcagggccccgggggggggcgaCCGTCGCCCGGGGCCGAGTCCATGGGGGGGGGACGTGGCCGCGGCTTCGCACGTCGGCAGGCGCCGGCGGCTCCTCCGTGACGGCCAGCGAGCTGCGGAGACACGGAGAGGGCGGCCTCGCACGAGGGCCTCGCACGAGGGCTTCGCACGAGGGCCTCGCACGAGGGCCTCGCACGAGGACGCCTCGTGCATCGAGGTGTCGTCGTCCCCGtcgtccccccccctccccccgcgacAGGAGGGCCGTGCAAGCCCTCGTGCCCGTCGCCCGCGTGCtctcgcacacgcgtgtgcgctgccccccccccccccgtcacgCGTGCTGACTCACGCTCGCGCGTCACACGCGGGGACACGAGCACCCACTGGTGGGTGACTCACCGACGCGGCTACACCCACCCCGGCTGGacggacaccccccccccccccccctcccgtggcggtgcacacgcgtgtgcgaggcCGAGCGTGCGAGGTTTGGGTTAAGCCCGACGCGCTCGTGCGAGGGGGGAGGGAACGGCCGCGTGTGCGCGGCCACGCACACGCGTGTGGGAGCACGCACACGCGTCTGGGAGCGTGCACACGGG
Encoded proteins:
- the LOC142077335 gene encoding voltage-dependent calcium channel gamma-8 subunit-like, with the protein product MTIAIGTDYWLYARAFICNTSNISGEDAAHRDRRDPGGLTHSGLWRICCLEGLKRGLCLKINHFPEDMEYDHDSAEYLLRVVRASSIFPILSAVLLLLGGVCVAASRLRRARTSLVLGAGILFVAAGLSNIIGVIVYISANAGDPGTKRDEDKKSHYSYGWSFYFGGLSFILAEAIGVLAVNLYIERHRKARGGPGGGPGPPPPPPPPRVPPGPRPRPRRRSRSSSRSSEPGRSRDASPPPPPPLPPPGKSGGGGGGPPPADISMYTLSREGPPGPPPPGTPGPPFLQLHNAFGKDPPGGPPDSASGTSTLNRKTTPV